Proteins from one Paraburkholderia sp. BL10I2N1 genomic window:
- a CDS encoding molybdopterin-dependent oxidoreductase: MTLNRKGTKPPMQLDRESILIDARRELAMPSRRLFGKRLLTLGGLTMLTGCSLTDNDSVNTFLAAVSRLNDRAQAFIFDPKQLAPTYSEAQITRPFPFNAFYGVDEVPEVDASDYKLQVGGLVTGQRMWTLPELYALPHAEQITRHICVEGWSAIGRWGGTPFSDFLRRVGADTSAKYVGFKCADDYYESIDMPTALHPQTLLTFEYDGERLPAKYGFPMKLRMPTKLGYKNPKHIMEIFVTNTYPGGYWVDQGYNWFGGS, translated from the coding sequence ATGACCCTCAACCGGAAAGGCACGAAGCCCCCCATGCAGCTCGACCGCGAATCGATCCTGATCGACGCCCGCCGCGAACTCGCGATGCCGTCACGACGTCTGTTCGGCAAACGCCTCCTGACGCTCGGTGGTCTCACGATGCTCACGGGCTGCTCGCTGACCGACAACGACTCGGTGAACACCTTCCTCGCCGCCGTCTCGCGTCTGAACGACCGCGCGCAGGCTTTCATTTTCGATCCGAAGCAACTGGCGCCTACTTACAGCGAAGCGCAGATCACGCGGCCGTTCCCGTTCAACGCGTTCTATGGAGTCGACGAAGTGCCCGAGGTGGATGCGTCTGACTACAAGCTGCAGGTGGGTGGTCTCGTCACAGGTCAGCGCATGTGGACGCTGCCCGAGCTGTACGCGCTGCCTCACGCGGAACAGATCACGCGACACATCTGCGTGGAAGGATGGAGCGCGATCGGTCGCTGGGGCGGCACGCCGTTCAGCGACTTTCTACGGCGCGTGGGCGCGGACACGTCGGCGAAGTACGTCGGCTTCAAATGCGCCGACGACTACTACGAAAGCATCGATATGCCGACCGCGCTGCATCCGCAGACGCTGCTCACATTCGAGTACGACGGCGAGCGCCTGCCGGCGAAATACGGCTTCCCGATGAAGCTGCGGATGCCGACCAAGCTCGGCTACAAGAATCCGAAGCACATCATGGAGATTTTTGTCACCAACACGTACCCGGGCGGCTATTGGGTCGACCAGGGCTACAACTGGTTCGGAGGCTCCTGA
- a CDS encoding pentapeptide MXKDX repeat protein, translating into MKQLAIAALAVVFLAGGTSAFAQEASGAMSNGAMSHDTMSKDSMSKDSMKKDSMKKDKMKKGNDAMGMKHEASGAMGN; encoded by the coding sequence ATGAAACAACTCGCAATCGCAGCACTGGCCGTCGTATTCCTTGCAGGCGGCACCTCGGCGTTCGCGCAGGAAGCAAGCGGCGCAATGTCGAACGGCGCCATGTCGCATGACACGATGTCCAAGGATTCGATGTCGAAAGACAGCATGAAAAAAGACAGCATGAAGAAAGACAAGATGAAAAAGGGCAATGACGCAATGGGCATGAAGCACGAGGCGTCGGGCGCGATGGGCAACTAA
- a CDS encoding EamA family transporter, which yields MLSRFPDSFPFRLPQSRQGRVALALTVVYIVWGSTYLAVHVALGSFPPLMLSGLRNLFAGIGLFVFATRRRPAWPTAEEVRNAGLVGTMLVGLSSGMLAYGMRTVGTGTAAVMVATVPLFATVIAAVAGRRIGRGEWIAVGLGLVGIGILSHGDASANSADGSLAILCGALFWAGGAHLAGRLKLPSDLFLSTSLQIGLGGAMSTIVAWASGERMLDLHFPPIVAFLYLMLVGTMAAYVAYGYLIRHTSPIIASSCMYVNPVVAVALGALLLGESVTRSTVIATAVILASVGLSFWFDYRRRGLA from the coding sequence ATGCTGTCTAGGTTTCCCGATTCTTTCCCGTTCCGTCTGCCGCAGTCCCGACAAGGCCGGGTCGCGCTCGCGCTGACCGTCGTTTATATCGTCTGGGGCTCGACCTATCTGGCGGTGCACGTCGCGTTGGGCTCGTTTCCGCCGCTCATGCTGTCCGGGCTGCGCAATCTGTTTGCCGGCATTGGCCTGTTCGTTTTCGCGACGCGGCGGCGGCCGGCCTGGCCCACCGCCGAAGAAGTACGAAACGCCGGGCTTGTAGGCACCATGCTCGTCGGGCTGTCGAGCGGCATGCTCGCCTACGGCATGCGGACCGTAGGCACCGGCACGGCCGCCGTGATGGTCGCCACCGTGCCGCTCTTCGCGACGGTGATCGCCGCTGTCGCAGGCCGCCGGATCGGCAGGGGCGAGTGGATTGCCGTCGGGCTTGGCCTTGTCGGGATCGGGATTCTCAGTCACGGCGACGCGTCGGCCAACTCGGCCGATGGGAGTCTCGCCATTCTGTGCGGTGCGCTCTTCTGGGCAGGCGGCGCGCATCTGGCCGGACGCCTGAAGCTGCCGTCCGACCTGTTTCTGTCGACCTCACTGCAGATCGGCCTTGGCGGTGCGATGTCGACGATCGTCGCGTGGGCGTCGGGCGAGCGCATGCTCGATTTGCACTTCCCGCCGATCGTAGCGTTCCTGTATCTGATGCTCGTCGGCACCATGGCGGCCTACGTGGCGTACGGCTATCTGATCCGGCACACGAGCCCCATCATCGCGAGCAGTTGCATGTACGTGAACCCGGTGGTCGCGGTGGCGCTTGGCGCGCTGCTGCTAGGCGAATCTGTGACGCGCTCGACCGTGATCGCGACCGCCGTGATTCTGGCGAGCGTCGGGCTGTCGTTCTGGTTCGACTACCGGCGACGCGGGCTCGCGTAA
- a CDS encoding MFS transporter, which translates to MSTSDSQASDHASAPSPASLRGLLFLLATIAGVSVANIYYNQPLLADFRQSFPHSASWIGAVPAVTQLGYAIGMLLLAPLGDRFDRRRLILLQTAGLSVALLVAAAAPDLSVLILASLAIGVLATIAQQAVPFAAELAPPSQRGHAVGTVMSGLLLGILLARTAAGFIAEYLGWRAVFCASVVALLALAVVTVMRLPQSKPTSTLGYGKLLASMWHLSVEHRGLREASLTGAALFAAFSIFWSVLTLLLAGPPFHLGPQAAGLFGIVGAAGALAAPLAGKFSDRRGPRAIISLAIGLVAVSFVIFGLSGTSIAGLVVGVIVLDVGVQAAQISNQSRIYALKPDARSRVNTVYMVCYFIGGAAGSAVGAIAWRAFGWVGVSMAGFLFAALAAWTHSRGRQRAPVATP; encoded by the coding sequence ATGTCGACATCCGATTCCCAAGCCTCCGACCACGCTTCCGCCCCCTCCCCCGCCTCGCTGCGCGGCCTGCTCTTTCTGCTCGCGACGATCGCCGGTGTGTCGGTGGCGAACATCTACTACAACCAGCCGCTGCTCGCCGATTTCCGTCAGTCGTTTCCGCATAGCGCGTCGTGGATCGGCGCGGTGCCGGCTGTCACGCAGCTGGGCTACGCTATCGGCATGCTGCTGCTCGCGCCACTCGGCGACCGCTTTGACCGGCGCCGGCTGATCCTGCTGCAGACGGCCGGTCTCAGCGTCGCGTTGCTGGTCGCGGCGGCCGCCCCTGACCTGTCCGTGCTGATCCTTGCGAGTCTCGCCATCGGCGTGCTTGCGACGATCGCCCAGCAAGCCGTGCCGTTCGCCGCGGAACTCGCGCCACCTTCGCAGCGCGGCCACGCGGTCGGCACGGTGATGAGCGGGCTTCTGCTCGGCATCCTGCTGGCGCGGACCGCAGCGGGCTTCATCGCCGAATACCTGGGCTGGCGTGCAGTGTTCTGCGCATCGGTCGTCGCGCTGCTTGCGCTCGCCGTCGTGACGGTGATGCGCCTGCCGCAGAGCAAGCCGACTTCGACCCTCGGCTACGGCAAACTGCTGGCTTCGATGTGGCATCTGAGCGTCGAGCATCGCGGCCTGCGCGAAGCCTCGCTGACCGGAGCTGCGCTCTTCGCGGCGTTCAGCATCTTCTGGTCGGTGCTAACCCTGCTGCTCGCGGGCCCGCCCTTTCATCTCGGACCGCAGGCGGCTGGCCTCTTCGGCATCGTCGGCGCGGCGGGCGCGCTGGCCGCGCCGCTCGCCGGCAAGTTCTCCGACCGGCGTGGGCCACGCGCGATCATCTCGCTCGCCATTGGGCTCGTTGCGGTGTCGTTCGTGATCTTCGGCTTGTCGGGAACGAGTATTGCCGGGCTGGTGGTCGGCGTGATCGTGCTCGACGTCGGTGTGCAGGCCGCGCAGATTTCCAACCAGTCGCGCATCTACGCACTCAAGCCCGACGCACGCAGCCGGGTAAATACCGTCTATATGGTGTGCTATTTCATCGGCGGCGCAGCAGGATCGGCGGTTGGCGCGATCGCCTGGCGTGCGTTCGGGTGGGTCGGTGTATCGATGGCCGGTTTTCTGTTCGCGGCGCTGGCCGCCTGGACTCATTCGCGCGGCCGTCAACGGGCGCCGGTGGCGACGCCATGA